A genomic stretch from Mycobacterium paraterrae includes:
- a CDS encoding glycosyltransferase family 4 protein has translation MRIALLSYRSKPHCGGQGVYVRHLSRSLVDLGHHVEVFSGQPYPEELDPRVVLTEVPSLDMYREPDPFRIPHPREIRDRIDVLELAGVWTAGFPEPRTFSLRAARLLADRLDDFDVVHDNQSLGVGLLKIAAAGLPVVATVHHPITRDRVVDLAAARWWRKPSVRRWYGFLAMQERVARRIPELLTVSSSSATDITTDFGVDPDQLHVVPLGVETDVFAPSATPRVAGRIMAIASADVPLKGVGHLLQAIAKLRHHYDLELQLVARLEPNGPTEKLIAELGISDIVHISSGLSDAELARLFASAEIACIPSLYEGFSLPAVEAMASGTPIVASRAGALPEVLGTDGVCARLVPPGDVEALTRVVGELLDSPEQLKRLGLAGRRRAVEVFSWESVAAQTVRVYEKAIARSSPVDGTTVGERC, from the coding sequence ATGCGGATTGCGTTGCTGTCGTATCGCAGCAAGCCGCACTGCGGTGGTCAGGGAGTCTACGTCCGCCATCTGAGCCGGAGCCTGGTTGACCTAGGCCACCACGTCGAGGTGTTCTCCGGCCAGCCCTACCCCGAGGAACTCGACCCGCGAGTAGTGCTGACCGAGGTACCGAGCCTGGATATGTATCGCGAGCCGGACCCTTTCCGCATTCCCCACCCGCGGGAGATCCGGGATCGAATCGACGTCCTCGAGCTGGCCGGGGTGTGGACTGCCGGCTTCCCCGAGCCGCGCACGTTCAGCCTGCGGGCCGCGCGCCTGCTGGCCGATCGGCTGGATGACTTCGACGTCGTGCATGACAACCAGAGCTTGGGCGTGGGATTGCTGAAGATCGCCGCCGCCGGGCTTCCCGTGGTCGCGACCGTGCACCATCCGATCACCCGTGACCGAGTAGTGGACCTGGCCGCGGCACGTTGGTGGCGTAAGCCGTCGGTGCGCCGGTGGTACGGCTTCCTGGCCATGCAAGAGCGGGTGGCTCGCCGCATCCCTGAATTGCTGACCGTCTCGTCGTCGTCGGCGACCGATATCACCACCGACTTCGGTGTCGACCCGGATCAACTGCATGTGGTGCCCCTGGGCGTCGAGACCGATGTCTTCGCGCCGTCGGCGACGCCGCGGGTTGCCGGCCGGATCATGGCGATTGCCAGCGCGGACGTGCCCCTCAAAGGTGTCGGCCACTTGTTGCAGGCGATTGCCAAGTTGCGTCACCACTACGACTTGGAGCTGCAGCTGGTCGCCAGGCTCGAACCGAACGGTCCGACCGAGAAGCTGATCGCCGAGCTCGGCATCTCCGATATCGTGCACATCTCCAGCGGGCTGTCCGACGCCGAATTGGCGCGTCTGTTCGCTTCGGCCGAGATTGCTTGCATCCCCTCGCTTTACGAAGGCTTTTCACTCCCGGCGGTGGAAGCAATGGCCAGTGGGACACCGATCGTGGCCAGTCGCGCCGGCGCGCTGCCGGAAGTGCTGGGCACCGATGGCGTCTGCGCCCGGCTCGTTCCGCCCGGCGACGTCGAGGCCCTCACCCGAGTCGTCGGTGAGCTGCTGGACTCTCCCGAACAGCTGAAGCGGTTGGGCTTGGCCGGTCGGCGCCGCGCGGTCGAGGTGTTCAGCTGGGAATCGGTGGCCGCCCAGACCGTGCGGGTCTATGAGAAGGCCATCGCGCGCAGTTCCCCGGTCGACGGCACCACGGTGGGCGAACGGTGCTGA